In Sodalis ligni, a single genomic region encodes these proteins:
- a CDS encoding HyaD/HybD family hydrogenase maturation endopeptidase, with amino-acid sequence MNILILGIGNLLLGDEGVGVRVVEALERRFILSPPVEILDGGTSGMALMEIMSGRDSLIVADAVLTGAPPGSVTVLRDAEVPALFSRKISPHQLGLSDVLTALRLTDEFPRRLTLVGIEPESLAPGIGLTPTVSAAIEPALNHVLALLAQAGVNAVPRDAGQRTANGPAGDNMPPGR; translated from the coding sequence ATGAATATCCTGATTCTGGGTATCGGCAATCTGCTGCTGGGGGACGAAGGCGTAGGCGTACGGGTCGTGGAGGCGCTGGAGCGGCGTTTTATCCTGTCGCCGCCGGTGGAGATACTGGACGGCGGCACCTCCGGCATGGCGCTGATGGAGATCATGTCCGGCCGCGATAGCCTGATTGTCGCCGACGCGGTACTGACCGGCGCCCCGCCGGGCAGCGTGACGGTACTACGGGACGCGGAAGTGCCTGCGCTGTTCAGCCGCAAAATTTCTCCCCATCAACTGGGGTTGTCAGATGTCTTGACGGCTTTGCGCCTGACGGATGAGTTCCCGCGCCGGCTTACGCTGGTAGGCATAGAACCCGAGTCGCTGGCGCCGGGCATCGGCCTGACGCCGACGGTAAGCGCCGCCATTGAACCGGCGCTGAACCATGTCCTGGCGCTGCTGGCCCAGGCGGGGGTGAACGCGGTACCCCGCGACGCCGGTCAGCGAACCGCCAACGGACCGGCCGGCGATAATATGCCGCCAGGGCGGTGA
- the hybC gene encoding hydrogenase 2 large subunit → MSQRITIDPVTRIEGHLRIDCEIEQGKVVKAWSSGTMWRGMEQILQGKDPRDAWIIVQRICGVCTTIHAIASVRAVENTLGMAVPANAQYIRNIILAAHTLHDHIVHFYQLSALDWVDIVSALKADPQKAEDLLRGLSDWPLNSAAEFARVQGKIRDLAASGQLGIFANGYGGHPAMALPPEVNLIAVAHYLQALECQRDATRIVAMLGGKTPHIQNLAVGGVANPINLDAPNVLNMERLMYLKTFIDRLGDFIEQVYRVDTAVILAHYPQWLSLGKGADNYLCAPELPVDGGGETFLLPGGYLENGAFRPIASHRDPYLMKGIEESARHAWYQDDQPLAPWEGLTRPHYTGWQDDGKYSWVKAPTFYGKTVEMGPLAWLMCSLAAGHEPTERHLAFIGADFRRLSGLELGPEQLPSTAGRIVGRAVHCCVLRETLAQQWQALVTNIGNGDHETFIQHDIPQSGEIRGVGFVEAPRGMLSHWVVIKDGKIANYQAVVPSTWNASPRSNQDEPGPYERSLIGTPVADPAKPLEVVRTIHSFDPCMACAVHIVDATGAEVTAVRTA, encoded by the coding sequence ATGAGTCAGCGCATCACCATTGATCCCGTCACCCGCATCGAAGGGCATTTGCGCATCGACTGCGAAATCGAACAAGGCAAGGTGGTTAAGGCCTGGTCTTCCGGCACCATGTGGCGCGGCATGGAGCAAATCCTTCAGGGCAAGGACCCCCGCGATGCCTGGATAATCGTGCAGCGCATCTGCGGCGTCTGCACCACCATACATGCCATCGCCTCGGTACGGGCGGTGGAAAACACCCTCGGCATGGCGGTGCCGGCGAATGCGCAATACATCCGCAATATCATTCTGGCGGCCCATACCCTGCACGATCATATCGTGCATTTCTATCAACTGTCGGCCCTGGACTGGGTGGATATCGTTTCAGCCTTGAAGGCCGACCCGCAAAAAGCAGAAGACCTGTTGCGGGGGCTGTCGGACTGGCCGCTGAACAGCGCGGCGGAGTTCGCCCGCGTACAGGGGAAAATCCGTGATTTGGCGGCCAGCGGCCAACTGGGCATTTTCGCCAACGGCTACGGCGGCCACCCGGCCATGGCGCTGCCGCCGGAGGTGAACCTCATCGCGGTGGCGCACTATCTGCAGGCATTGGAGTGCCAGCGCGACGCCACCCGCATCGTCGCGATGCTGGGAGGTAAAACGCCGCATATCCAGAACCTGGCAGTGGGCGGCGTGGCCAATCCCATCAACCTGGATGCGCCGAACGTGCTGAACATGGAACGCCTGATGTACCTCAAGACCTTTATCGACCGGCTGGGGGACTTTATCGAGCAGGTGTACCGGGTGGATACGGCGGTGATCCTGGCCCATTATCCGCAGTGGCTGAGCCTGGGCAAGGGCGCCGACAACTACCTGTGCGCCCCGGAACTGCCGGTTGACGGCGGCGGGGAGACATTCCTGCTGCCGGGGGGCTACCTGGAGAACGGCGCGTTCCGCCCGATCGCCAGCCACCGGGATCCTTATTTGATGAAAGGCATTGAGGAGAGCGCCCGGCATGCCTGGTATCAGGACGACCAGCCGCTGGCGCCGTGGGAGGGGTTAACCCGGCCCCACTATACCGGCTGGCAGGACGACGGCAAATACTCCTGGGTCAAGGCGCCCACTTTTTATGGCAAAACCGTGGAAATGGGTCCCCTGGCATGGCTGATGTGCAGCCTGGCGGCCGGCCATGAACCCACCGAGAGGCACCTGGCGTTTATCGGCGCCGACTTCCGGCGGCTCAGCGGCCTGGAGCTGGGTCCCGAGCAATTACCGTCCACAGCCGGCCGCATCGTCGGCCGCGCCGTGCACTGCTGCGTGCTGAGGGAAACCCTGGCGCAGCAATGGCAGGCGCTGGTGACCAATATCGGCAACGGCGACCATGAGACCTTTATCCAGCATGATATTCCCCAAAGCGGCGAGATTCGCGGGGTGGGTTTTGTGGAAGCGCCGCGCGGCATGCTTTCCCACTGGGTGGTGATCAAGGATGGTAAAATCGCCAACTACCAGGCGGTGGTCCCTTCTACCTGGAACGCCAGCCCGCGCAGCAACCAGGACGAGCCCGGCCCTTACGAGCGCTCGCTGATTGGAACCCCGGTGGCGGACCCGGCCAAACCGCTGGAAGTGGTGCGCACCATACACTCTTTCGATCCCTGCATGGCCTGCGCGGTGCATATCGTGGATGCGACCGGAGCGGAAGTCACCGCCGTGCGGACGGCGTGA
- a CDS encoding Rpn family recombination-promoting nuclease/putative transposase — translation MNTFPTPHDSLFRKFFSDASVVEDFLQIHLPSALREMCDLGTLAVTSGSFVEDDMRAQYSDMLYMLQTSEGVGYVYCLIEHQSSADEMMAFRLLRYSIAAMHRHLEQGHKKLPLVIPLLFYHGRQSPYPHSLRWLDCFHNPALAQALYVEAFPLVDVTVIPDDEIKTHRKVALLEYVQKHIRARDINTRYVDIVFLIKLAQPSKDQVKSLLNYLAKEADPLDLNAFIRILIENTPRYREEMMTVAEQLKQIGREIGLQQGLRLGHNEGRIEGRTEGRIEGRNEQARKIALNMLALGMDRVTIERVTGFSRQDLADLADSDLPAGH, via the coding sequence ATGAACACGTTCCCCACACCTCATGATTCTTTATTCAGAAAATTTTTCAGCGATGCCAGCGTCGTCGAGGATTTTCTGCAAATACATTTGCCGTCGGCGCTGCGGGAAATGTGCGACCTCGGCACGCTGGCGGTCACCTCCGGCTCCTTTGTCGAGGATGACATGCGCGCCCAGTACTCGGATATGCTTTACATGTTGCAGACCTCGGAAGGAGTAGGATATGTCTACTGCCTCATCGAGCATCAGTCCAGCGCGGACGAGATGATGGCATTTCGCCTGCTGCGCTACAGCATAGCGGCCATGCACCGCCATCTTGAGCAGGGCCACAAAAAACTGCCGTTGGTCATACCCTTGCTGTTTTATCACGGACGCCAAAGCCCCTATCCGCACAGCCTTCGCTGGCTGGACTGTTTCCACAATCCGGCATTGGCGCAGGCGCTGTACGTTGAGGCATTTCCCCTGGTGGATGTCACGGTGATTCCTGACGATGAAATCAAAACCCATCGGAAGGTTGCCTTGCTGGAGTATGTGCAAAAGCATATCCGGGCAAGGGATATCAACACCCGATATGTGGATATCGTCTTTTTGATCAAGCTGGCGCAGCCCAGTAAAGATCAGGTTAAATCGCTGCTTAACTATCTGGCGAAAGAGGCAGATCCCCTTGACTTGAATGCCTTTATACGTATTCTTATCGAAAATACACCACGTTACAGGGAAGAAATGATGACTGTTGCAGAACAACTAAAACAGATTGGACGCGAGATTGGACTGCAACAAGGGCTACGATTAGGACATAATGAAGGTCGCATTGAAGGACGTACTGAAGGTCGTATTGAAGGACGTAACGAACAGGCAAGAAAAATTGCTCTTAACATGCTGGCTTTAGGTATGGATCGCGTTACGATTGAGCGCGTTACTGGTTTTAGCAGGCAAGATCTTGCTGACCTGGCGGATTCTGATTTACCTGCCGGTCACTGA
- the hybB gene encoding Ni/Fe-hydrogenase cytochrome b subunit: protein MTIKTTHEAKPLGGRLLTWPVLLLAPFVALCGLMIVKRLIMGIGAVSDLNGGYPWGLWIAFDLLVGTGLACGGWALAWTVYVFNRGEYHPLVRPALLASLFGYALGGLSITIDLGRYWNLPYILLPGQFNTSSVLFETAVCMTVYIGVMTLEFAPATLERLGWHVSLKRLNSIMFFIIGLGALLPMMHQSSMGSLMIVAGNKVHPLWQSYEMLPLFSLLTAFIMGFSMVVFEGSLVQAGLRGAGGSETSLFYRLTRIINIFLILFIALRFGELLFRHKTAYLWHLDRYALSFWCEILLMLLPLIIFNLKVSRHDARLLFTGALCMILGAVLWRMDYSLLAFDPGNGYHYFPTASEILISVGFLAMEVCAYILLIRLLPVLPAHIVVHNHHQTEVDNESAHHH from the coding sequence ATGACCATCAAAACGACGCATGAGGCAAAACCGCTGGGAGGCCGGCTGCTGACCTGGCCGGTGCTGCTGCTGGCGCCCTTTGTAGCGCTATGCGGCCTGATGATCGTCAAACGCCTGATCATGGGAATCGGCGCGGTGAGCGATTTGAACGGCGGTTATCCCTGGGGCCTGTGGATTGCCTTCGATCTGCTGGTGGGTACCGGCCTGGCCTGCGGCGGTTGGGCGCTGGCCTGGACGGTCTATGTCTTTAACCGCGGCGAGTATCATCCCCTGGTACGGCCCGCGCTGCTGGCCAGCCTGTTCGGTTACGCCTTGGGGGGGCTGTCCATCACCATCGATCTCGGCCGTTACTGGAACCTGCCCTATATCCTGTTGCCGGGGCAGTTCAACACCTCCTCGGTGCTGTTTGAAACCGCCGTCTGCATGACTGTCTATATCGGCGTCATGACGCTGGAATTCGCGCCGGCGACGCTGGAACGCCTGGGCTGGCATGTGTCTCTCAAGCGGCTGAACAGCATCATGTTTTTTATCATCGGCCTGGGAGCGCTGCTGCCCATGATGCACCAATCCTCCATGGGGTCGCTGATGATCGTCGCCGGCAACAAGGTGCATCCGCTGTGGCAAAGCTATGAAATGCTGCCGCTGTTCTCCCTGCTCACCGCCTTTATCATGGGCTTTTCCATGGTGGTGTTCGAAGGCTCCCTGGTGCAGGCCGGCCTGCGGGGCGCCGGCGGCAGCGAGACCTCGCTGTTTTACCGGCTGACGCGGATTATCAATATTTTCCTTATCCTGTTCATTGCGCTGAGGTTCGGCGAACTGCTGTTCCGGCATAAAACCGCCTATCTCTGGCATCTGGATCGCTACGCCCTCTCCTTTTGGTGCGAGATCCTGTTGATGTTGCTGCCTCTGATCATTTTTAACCTTAAAGTCAGCCGCCACGACGCGCGGCTGCTGTTCACCGGCGCGCTGTGCATGATCCTCGGCGCGGTGCTATGGCGTATGGACTACTCGCTGCTGGCGTTCGATCCCGGCAACGGTTACCACTATTTCCCCACCGCCAGCGAAATCCTGATAAGCGTCGGATTCCTGGCCATGGAGGTGTGTGCCTACATTTTATTGATTCGGCTATTGCCGGTGCTGCCGGCCCATATTGTGGTACATAATCATCACCAGACAGAGGTTGATAATGAGTCAGCGCATCACCATTGA
- the hypA gene encoding hydrogenase maturation nickel metallochaperone HypA yields the protein MHEISLCLSALELIEDQARRHGGNRITGVWLEIGALSCIEEEALRFCFDSACRHSQAEGCRLHVSYAPAQAWCWQCGTRVSVQGYDSGCPQCGSHALRVESGDQLQVKQIEID from the coding sequence ATGCATGAGATATCTCTTTGCCTGAGCGCGCTGGAGCTGATTGAAGATCAAGCACGGCGTCATGGCGGCAACCGGATAACCGGCGTATGGCTGGAAATCGGCGCCCTTTCCTGTATTGAAGAAGAGGCATTGCGTTTTTGCTTTGACTCCGCCTGCCGCCATAGCCAGGCGGAAGGTTGCCGGCTGCACGTGAGCTATGCCCCGGCACAAGCCTGGTGTTGGCAGTGCGGCACGCGGGTATCCGTCCAAGGTTATGACAGCGGTTGCCCCCAGTGCGGCAGCCATGCCCTGCGGGTGGAAAGCGGCGACCAACTGCAGGTTAAACAAATCGAAATAGACTAA